The segment ACTGTCAAGACCAGGCTGAGTGAGATCAAAGGCGTGCCAGCAGCAAACATCCTCATAGGCAATGGGAGCGATGAGGTATTGGACTTGATTTACCGAGCATTTTGTGAACCCAAAATCAACAATGTGGTCTCACACAATCCGAGCTACGGCATGTATCCTGTTTTGTCTGAGATCAATGACGTACCGCTTCGAAAAGTCAATCTGGAGGAAAATTTTGTCCTCGATGGACAAAAAATGATTGATGCGTCTGATGAAAACACCAAAGTGTTCTTCATTTGCTCACCCAACAACCCCTCTGGCAACCTGCTCAACAAGGAAGAAATCAGAAAGATTCTGGATTTGAAGAGAGGGATTGTCGTGATAGATGAAGCCTACATTGACTTTGCGGAGACGGATTCATGGTTGGTCGATTTGAACAAATACCCCAACTTGATAGTATGCCAGACACTGTCCAAAGCATGGGGATTGGCTGGATTGAGAGTAGGTATGTGTTTCGCATCTGCGGAAATCATCAAGGTATTGAACGCCATCAAGCCTCCCTACAACATCAATATTCTGTCTCAAAAAGCAGCACTTGATGCCTTGAATCGAGAAGAAGAATTCAAGCAGCACCTAAAAGTCATCATGGCTGAAAAGGTGAAAATAGAAAAGGCTTTGACCGACTCAAAAGTGATCAAAAAGTTGTTTCCATCGGATTCCAATTTCGTATTGGCAAGGGTAGAGAACGCCCTTGAACTTTATAATTTCCTCTTAAAGAGAAAAGTAATCGTAAGAAACAGGTCTAAAGAATACCTCTGCGACAATTGTCTCCGCTTCACGATCGGTACACCCGTGGAGAATCAGCGATTGATCGAGGGAATAGCTGCTTACGAAAAGAAATAATGAACCGTTGACTATCGACTGTTGACCAAACACCAATTATGAAAAAAATATTATTCATTGATAGAGACGGCACACTTGTGCTAGAGCCACCTGTTGATTACCAACTAGACTCCCTCGAAAAGCTAGAGTTCTACCCTGGTGCATTCCAATGGATGGCCAAAATCGCCAAACTCGGTTACGAACTAGTCATGGTCACCAACCAAGATGGTTTGGGGACTACTTCGTTCCCTGAGGACACTTTCTGGCCAGCACACAACAAGTGTATGCAGGCCTTCGAAAATGAAGGTGTAAAATTCGATGCTGTCAAGATCGACCGCAGCTTTCCTGCCGACAATGCTCCCACACGTAAGCCCAGAACAGGCATGCTTACGGAGTACATGGATGGCAGCTACGACCTAGCCAATTCTTATGTGATCGGTGACCGTATTACAGATGTAGAATTGGCAAAAAACCTCGGTGCAAAAGCTATTTTCATCAATAACGAAGAAGGGCTCGGTGCAGATGAGATTTCTGCCAAGGTGGAAGAACTGAAAAACTGCATCGCATTGACGACCACAAATTGGGAAGACATCTATAATCTCGTCAGTCGTGGTTCACGCAAGGGTACTGTCAAGCGCACCACCAAAGAAACCGATATTGATATCGAGGTAGAACTAGACGGGACTGGACAAGCTGATATCAACACGGGTATCAAATTCTTCGATCACATGCTTGATCAAATCGCCAAGCATGGACTGTTGGATCTCAAAATCCAAGTCAAAGGCGATCTCGAAGTGGACGAGCACCACACCATCGAGGACACAGGTATCGCACTAGGCGAGGCAATCGCACAGGCATTGGGCAATAAGAAAGGGATCGAAAGATATGGATTCTGCCTGCCCATGGATGATTGTTTGTGTCAGGTAGCCTTGGATTTTGGAGGACGAAACTGGATCGAATGGGATGCGGAATTCAAACGTGAGATGGTGGGGAAAATGCCAACGGAAATGTTCTTTCACTTCTTCAAGTCATTCTCGGATGCAGCCAAGTGCAATCTGAACATCAAAGCAGAAGGAGACAACGAGCACCACAAGATTGAAGGGATTTTCAAGGCTTTTGCGAAAGCCATCAAAATGTCCGTCAAGCAAGACAAAGACAAAATGATTTTACCCTCGACCAAAGGAATGTTATGAGCAAAGTCGTCATCATAGATTATGGTGCGGGCAACGTCCGCTCCGTCAAATTCGCCTGTGAACGCCTTGGACTGCAGGCCGAACTGAGCAACAAGATCGAGGTGATCGAATCGGCAGATAAATTAATTTTCCCTGGTCAGGGAGAAGCGAGTTCGTCGATGAAAGCGCTAAAAGAAGCAGGTCTTGTAGAAGTGATCAAAAATGCCAAACAACCCTTTTTAGGTATCTGCTTAGGCATGCAACTAATGTGTGAATACTCAGAGGAAAATGATACCCAAGGCTTAGGGATTTTTCCGCTGCCAGTCAAATTGTTTTCAGCTAAAGACGTGAAAGTCCCTCACATGGGATGGAATCAAATTGAAGCCTTGAAAACCCCTCTGATGAACGGTTTGAGTGAGAAAGAATTTGTTTACTTCGTGCACTCCTATTACGTACCTGACTCTGAATGGACAATCGCCAAGGCCAATTATCCAGATGCTTTTAGTGCTGCATTGCACAAGGACAATTTTTACGGTTGCCAGTTTCACCCCGAAAAAAGTGGGACTTTCGGACAATTGATATTGAAGAATTTTATTGAAATGTAATACGGTCCACAGTCGACCGTCAACTGTTGACATATGAGAATAATACCTGCAATCGATCTAATAGACGGCAAATGCGTCCGACTCACCAAAGGCGACTATGACCAGAAAAAAATATACAACGAAAATCCACTCGAAGTAGCCAAAGAATTTGAGGCAGCAGGAATCAAATTCCTCCATCTCGTGGATCTTGATGGGTCAAAAGCCCGTGAAATCAAAAATGCAGCGGTACTAGAAAGCATCACCACTCACACCAACCTAATCGTTGATTTCGGAGGTGGGATTCGCTCAGACAAGGACATCAATATCGCATTTGACGCAGGTGCAGCACAAGTCAACCTCGGCAGTGTAGCCTTGGAAAACAAAGCCCTATTTGGAGAATGGCTCAAGAAATTTGGAAGCGAAAAAATCATCCTCAGTGCCGACTCCACCAACCGAAAAATCGCTATCAATGGATGGCAAGAAGAATCACAAGTTGATCTTTTTGACCTGATCAAAGAATATGAGGCCATGGGCAACCTGTACATGGTATGCACGGACATCAGCAAGGACGGCATGTTGCAAGGAATCGCTGTAGATTTGTACGAAGATTTGATGCGCGAATTTCCGAAGCAAAAGATAGTAGCAAGTGGAGGGGTCAAAGACATCACCGATGTAGAAGCCGCCGCGGCTCTAAAAATGGACGGCATCATCATCGGGAAAGCCATCTATGAAAACAAAATTTCACTGAAACAACTCGAAGCTTATGCTGACTAAAAGAATCGTTCCTTGTTTGGACATCAAAGATGGCCGAACAGTCAAAGGTGTCAACTTCGTCAATCTTCGTGACGCTGGCGATCCCGTGGAGCTGGCTACAATCTACTCCGAACAAGGCGCAGATGAGTTGGTATTTCTTGACATCACTGCGACTGGAGATGGACGAAAAACCACCGCAGAGTTGGTGGAAAAAGTAGCTGAAAAGGTGAATATCCCCTTTACAGTCGGTGGAGGAATCAAATCTGTGGAAGATGTCTACACTTTGTTGCATCGCGGTGCTGACAAGATTTCTATCAACTCCTGGGCGGTCAAGGAACCCAAAGTACTTGACGAACTCGCAGCACAGTTTGGGAGTCAATGTGTAGTACTCGCTGTAGATGCCAAGCAAATCAATGGACAGTGGAAAGTTCATCTTGTGGGAGGAAAAGTTCCTACTGAGATTGATTTGTTCGATTGGGTCAGAGAGGCTGAGATCAGAGGCGCTGGTGAGATACTTTTCACCTCCATGGATCACGATGGATCAAAAGCAGGATTTGCCAATGAAGCATTAGCCAAACTCTCGGAGTTGGTCAACATCCCGATCATTGCCTCAGGTGGTGCAGGGTGTATTCAGGATTTTGCTGATACCTTTACCCTCGGAAAAGCTGACGCAGCACTAGCTGCCAGTGTTTTCCATTTCAAGGAAATAGAAATCCCAACCCTAAAACAAGAATTAAAACTACAGGGAATACCTGTAAGACTTTAACAACCGAGAGTTTGTCGATCAATAAACTATCGACCCTCTATTAACAAGAAAGATACCATGGACAATCGACTATCGACCATTGACTATAACAAAACCAACGGATTAG is part of the Reichenbachiella agarivorans genome and harbors:
- the hisC gene encoding histidinol-phosphate transaminase, whose protein sequence is MNIKSLLRDNIRSMTPYSSARDEFDSIAEVYLDANENPFENGMNRYPDPYQKTVKTRLSEIKGVPAANILIGNGSDEVLDLIYRAFCEPKINNVVSHNPSYGMYPVLSEINDVPLRKVNLEENFVLDGQKMIDASDENTKVFFICSPNNPSGNLLNKEEIRKILDLKRGIVVIDEAYIDFAETDSWLVDLNKYPNLIVCQTLSKAWGLAGLRVGMCFASAEIIKVLNAIKPPYNINILSQKAALDALNREEEFKQHLKVIMAEKVKIEKALTDSKVIKKLFPSDSNFVLARVENALELYNFLLKRKVIVRNRSKEYLCDNCLRFTIGTPVENQRLIEGIAAYEKK
- the hisB gene encoding bifunctional histidinol-phosphatase/imidazoleglycerol-phosphate dehydratase HisB, which produces MKKILFIDRDGTLVLEPPVDYQLDSLEKLEFYPGAFQWMAKIAKLGYELVMVTNQDGLGTTSFPEDTFWPAHNKCMQAFENEGVKFDAVKIDRSFPADNAPTRKPRTGMLTEYMDGSYDLANSYVIGDRITDVELAKNLGAKAIFINNEEGLGADEISAKVEELKNCIALTTTNWEDIYNLVSRGSRKGTVKRTTKETDIDIEVELDGTGQADINTGIKFFDHMLDQIAKHGLLDLKIQVKGDLEVDEHHTIEDTGIALGEAIAQALGNKKGIERYGFCLPMDDCLCQVALDFGGRNWIEWDAEFKREMVGKMPTEMFFHFFKSFSDAAKCNLNIKAEGDNEHHKIEGIFKAFAKAIKMSVKQDKDKMILPSTKGML
- the hisH gene encoding imidazole glycerol phosphate synthase subunit HisH translates to MSKVVIIDYGAGNVRSVKFACERLGLQAELSNKIEVIESADKLIFPGQGEASSSMKALKEAGLVEVIKNAKQPFLGICLGMQLMCEYSEENDTQGLGIFPLPVKLFSAKDVKVPHMGWNQIEALKTPLMNGLSEKEFVYFVHSYYVPDSEWTIAKANYPDAFSAALHKDNFYGCQFHPEKSGTFGQLILKNFIEM
- the hisA gene encoding 1-(5-phosphoribosyl)-5-[(5-phosphoribosylamino)methylideneamino]imidazole-4-carboxamide isomerase; this translates as MRIIPAIDLIDGKCVRLTKGDYDQKKIYNENPLEVAKEFEAAGIKFLHLVDLDGSKAREIKNAAVLESITTHTNLIVDFGGGIRSDKDINIAFDAGAAQVNLGSVALENKALFGEWLKKFGSEKIILSADSTNRKIAINGWQEESQVDLFDLIKEYEAMGNLYMVCTDISKDGMLQGIAVDLYEDLMREFPKQKIVASGGVKDITDVEAAAALKMDGIIIGKAIYENKISLKQLEAYAD
- the hisF gene encoding imidazole glycerol phosphate synthase subunit HisF, with the protein product MLTKRIVPCLDIKDGRTVKGVNFVNLRDAGDPVELATIYSEQGADELVFLDITATGDGRKTTAELVEKVAEKVNIPFTVGGGIKSVEDVYTLLHRGADKISINSWAVKEPKVLDELAAQFGSQCVVLAVDAKQINGQWKVHLVGGKVPTEIDLFDWVREAEIRGAGEILFTSMDHDGSKAGFANEALAKLSELVNIPIIASGGAGCIQDFADTFTLGKADAALAASVFHFKEIEIPTLKQELKLQGIPVRL